In the Mesorhizobium sp. WSM2240 genome, ATGGCGGTGTCGGGCAACGCGGAGAAGGCCTTCGACAAGGTCAAGGCGCAGTTGAAGGCGCGTCTCGGCGGCGAGGTCTATTCCAGCTGGTTCGGCCGGATGAAGGTGACCGAGGCGTCCAAGGGCATTGTCCGTATTTCGGTGCCGACGGCGTTCTTGCGCTCCTGGATCAACAGCCACTATCTCGACCTGATCTCCGAACTTTGGAAGCAGGAAGATCCCGACGTCCTGAAGATCGACATCGTCGTGCGCACCGCAACCCGCATGGCGGCTCCCACCGGCGAGGCTGAGCCTGCCTTCGCCCGCAAGGCGACACGACAGACGCACACGGTGCTTTCGGCCGGCACCGCCGCAGCTGCCGCAATTGAGCGGGCGACGCCCGCCCGGGCAAACGGCGCCGATATGGAATTCCGGCAGAGCGTTCTCGGCTCGCCGCTCGACCCCCGCTATACATTCCAGTCCTTCATCGAAGGACCGTCGAACCGCGTTGCGCTGGCTGCATCCAAGGCGGTGGCGGAATCGACCTCACGGTTCAACCCGCTATTCCTCCACGCCACAGTCGGGCTCGGCAAGACCCATCTTTTGCAAGCGATCGCCGCGGAGTCCCTGAAGCAGAACCCGAAATCGCGGGTGGTCTATCTGACGGCGGAGTATTTCATGTGGCGCTTCGCCACCGCCATCCGCGACAACAATGCACTGACGCTCAAGGAGCAGCTGCGGGACATCGACCTGCTGATCATCGATGACATGCAGTTCTTGCAGGGGAAATCGATCCAGCACGAATTCTGCCACCTCATCAACATGCTGCTCGACAGCGCCAAGCAGGTGGTGGTTGCAGCCGACCGTCCGCCTTCCGAACTGGAATCACTCGAGCCGCGCGTGCGCTCGCGGCTGAATGGCGGCGTGGCGCTGGAAATGTCGACGCCGGATTTCGGGATGCGGCTAGGCATGCTGCAATTGCGGCTGGCCAGCGCCAAGGCCGAGGATCCCGCACTCGACATATCCGAGGAGATCCTGACCCACGTCGCGCGCACGGTTACCGGCAGTGGCCGCGAACTCGAAGGCGCGTTCAACCAGCTTCTGTTCCGCCAGTCTTTCGAGCCGCAGATCACTATCGATCGCATCGACGAAATCCTCGGCCACATCTATCGCGCGGGCGAACCGAAGCGGGTGCGTATCGAGGACATCCAGCGGATCGTGGCGCGGCACTACAATGTGTCCAAGACCGAGCTTCTGTCGAACCGGCGCACGCGCACCATCGTCAAACCGCGGCAGATCGCCATGTACCTCGCCAAGGTGATGACGCCACGCTCGTTGCCCGAGATAGGTAGGCGCTTCGGCGGCCGCGACCACACCACCGTGCTGCACGCAGTGCGCAAGATCGAGGATCTGTCGGGCGGCGACAACACGCTGGCGCAGGAATTGGAATTGCTGCGCAGGCTCATCACTGACCAGGCCTAAAATTCAGGAGAGGCGGCGGCTTCACCTGAATCCCGAACACGCCTTGGTCTGGTCGGGACCGCGAGGGCCGGCTTATCCCCAGAAAGACCGCGGAACCGTACCCTTGCGGTTGCGCGGGCTTGCCTTTCGGAGCTTTTTCCTGTCAGTCTCACGGCATTCTGTCCCTGTTGGGCCGTACGCGGGAATCCGAGCCCGGAATTCCGCTCCTTCGTCAAGCGAGCCTATTTCGTCATGCGTGTAATCCTGGAACGCTCAAACCTCTTGAAGTCGCTGAACCACGTCCATCGCGTGGTCGAACGGCGCAACACCATCCCTATCCTGTCCAACGTGCTGCTCGCCGCCGAGGGCCAGAGTCTCGAACTGAAGGCGACCGACCTAGACCTCGAAATCACCGAGGCGACGGCGGCCAAGGTCGAGCGAGCCGGCGCGACCACCGTTCCGGCGCATCTGCTCTACGACATCATTCGCAAGCTGCCGGAAGGCGCCGAGGTGATGCTGAAGACCGATGAGGACGGCAACGCCATGACGGTGGCCTCGGGGCGGTCGAGCTTCCGACTGCAGTGTCTGCCGCAGTCGGATTTCCCGGAACTCTCGGCCGGCTCGTTTTCGCATATATTCCGCCTGGAATCGGCGGCGCTGAAGGGGCTGATCGACAAGACTCAGTTCGCGATCTCGACCGAAGAAACGCGCTATTATCTGAACGGCATCTATTTCCATACCATCGAGACCGGCGGGAAGCTGAAGCTGCGTTCGGTGGCGACCGACGGTCACCGGCTGGCGCGCGCGGAAATGGATGCGCCGGCGGGCTCCGAGGGCATGCCCGGCATCATTATTCCGCGCAAGACGGTCAGCGAACTGCAGAAGCTGGTCGACGATCCGGACGTGGCCGTCACCACGGAACTGTCGGACACCAAGATCCGCTTCACCATCGGCAGCGTGGTTTTGACTTCGAAGCTGATCGACGGCACGTTTCCCGACTATCAGCGGGTCATCCCGACAGGCAACGACAAGAAGCTCATCATCGACCGCGAAACCTTCGCGCGCGCCGTCGACCGTGTGTCGACGATCTCATCGGAGCGCGGCCGCGCCGTGAAGCTGACCATTTCCGACGGGCAGCTGACGCTCGCCGTCAACAATCCGGATTCCGGCAGCGCGACCGAGGAACTGGCCGCCGACTACTCGTCCGATCCCATTGAGATCGGCTTCAACGCAAAATATCTGCTGGATGTCGCAGCGCAGCTTTCGGGCAGTGAAGCGCGCTTCATGCTGGCCGATGCCGGGTCGCCGACCCTGATCCACGACACGTCGGACGAGCACGCGCTGTACGTGCTCATGCCGATGCGCGTCTAGGGACGGGCTTGACCCGGACCGGAGCCCGACGTGGAAACGGTCCACATAAGCAAGCTTACGCTTGCCGATTTCCGCAATTACGCGGCGCTCGCGCTTGAACTCAAGCCCGGGCCGGTGGTGTTTACCGGCGAAAACGGCGCCGGCAAAACCAATCTGCTCGAAGCGATATCCTTCCTGACCCCTGGGCGCGGACTGCGCCGCGCCCCCTATGGCGATGTCGCCCGCGAGGGAAGCGCCGGCGGGTTTGCTGTCCACGCCAGCCTCGACGGGCCGGAGGGACCGGTGGAGATCGGCACCGGGACCAGCGGCGCGGAGGCTGAGGGGGGGCGGCGGGTGCGCATAAACGGCGCCAACGCCCGCTCCGCCGAGGAAATGCTCGAATGGCTGCGTGTCGTGTGGCTGACGCCGGCCATGGATGCGCTGTTCACCGGGCCGGCTGGTGACCGGCGGCGCTTCCTCGACCGGCTGGTGCTGGCGATCGACGCGCGCCACGGCCAGCGCGCTCTGGACTACGAGAAAGCGATGCGCGGACGCAACCGGCTGCTTGCCGACGATTCGCGCGACCGCGCCTGGTTCGAGGCGATCGAGGGCCAGATGGCGGAAACCGGGGTGGCGATCGCGGCAGCGCGCGTCGAACTGGTGCGGCTGCTTGCGGCGATGATCGAGAAACTGCCCGACAGCGGTCCGTTTCCGCAGGCCGACATCAGCCTTGCCGGAACGCTCGAGGCGCGGATCGGGCTGGAGCCGGCCGTCGACACCGAGGAAGGCTTTCGCGAGGGGCTGGCGCAGGGGCGGGACCGCGACCGCGCCGCTGGCCGCACTCTCGAAGGCCCGCACCGCTCGGATCTGATCGTGAGCCACCGCCCCAAGGCGATGCCGGCGGAACTCTGCTCCACCGGCGAACAGAAGGCGCTGTTGGTCGGCATCGTTCTGTCGCATGCCAGGCTCTGCGGCGAGATGTCGGGCCAGGTGCCGATCCTGCTGCTCGATGAGATTGCCGCACATCTCGACACCGGCAGGCGCGCCGCGCTGTTTTCCATCCTGGAGGAACTGAACTGCCAGGTCTTCATGACCGGCACGGAGCCAGCGCTGTTTTCCAGCCTAAAAGGGAAGGCACAGTTCCTGACAGTCGATCACGGCCGCGTCTTTCCGACGCTTGAAGCGTAAGTTATTGTTCCAGCGCATGATCTCGTCTGAAAGCTCTGCAACTTTTCGCGCTCATGCTTTATGGTCCGGCTATGGATGCTGCGACGCCGCTTACCCCCGAAGAACTTGAGCGCTATGCGCGCCACATCGTGCTGCCTGAGATTGGTGGCGCGGGCCAGCAAAAGCTAAAACGCGCGCGTGTGCTGGTGGTCGGCGCCGGCGGACTCGGTGCGCCGGTGCTGCAATATCTCGCGGCGGCCGGAATCGGCACGCTGGCGATAGTGGACAACGATCACGTCTCGCTGTCGAATTTGCAGCGGCAGGTGGTGCACGACACCCAGTCGATAGGCATGGCCAAGACCGAAAGCGCGCGTGCGGCGATTTCCCGGATAAACCCGAACGTTATCGTCATCCTGCACGATCTGCGCGTGACTGCGGCGAATGCCGCGCAGCTTGTGTCGCAATACGACATCGTTGCCGACGGCTCCGACAATTTCGAGACGCGCTATGCGATCGCCGATGCATGCGCGGCGGAAGGAAAGCCGCTGGTACATGCGGCGGTCGGGCGGTTCGACGGTTCGATAACAGTGCTGAAACCGTTCGAAAGCGATGCGGAGGGACGGCCGAACCCGAGCTACCGCGATCTTTTCCCTTCGCCGCCGCCGCCCGGCCTGGTGCCGTCATGCGCCGAGGCCGGCATTCTGGGCGTGTTGACCGGCGTGGTCGGGACGCTGCAGGCGATGGAAGTGATCAAGCTTGTCACCGGCATCGGCGAGCCGCTGGTCGGAAAACTGCTGCTCTACGATGCGCTTGCCGCGCGTTTCGAGACGATGCGCTACAAGCGAGCCTGAACCGGATGCGCGATGCCCCGACTGTGCTGATCGAGCGGCTGCCCGCCGGTTTCGACCGCTGGGAAGAAGTGCTTTCGCTGATCAACCGCTCCTTCGCCTATATGGACGGCGTCATCGACCCGCCGTCGTCCGCCCGTCGGCTTACAGTGGAAGGACTGCGCCGCAAAGCGCAGGAGGAGGCCGGTTTTCTGGCGACATGCGACGGCAGGATCGTCGGCTGTGTCTTCGTGGTCGAGCGGGAGCACGACTGCTACATTGGCAAGCTGGCAGTCGAGCCGGAACTCCAGGGCCAAGGCATCGGTAAAAAGCTCGTCGAGGCGACCGAGGAATTCGCGGCGGCTATCGGTAGGACCGCGCTGGAACTTCAAACGCGCATAGAGTTGACCGCCAACCACGCAGCATTCGCCCGACTCGGCTTCCGCGAGACAACTCGCACCGCGCATGAGGGCTTCCACCGGCCAACGTCCATCACGATGCGCAAGGTGCTGCGGTGACGCTGGCGCTGTCGGCGCAGGAGCGCGCGGTCGCAGCGGGTTCGCATGGAGCTGGCGCGGCGATGGCGATGCGGATCGTGGCTGACAGCGCGCGGCTGCTCGGCGCGCCGCGGCTGATCCCGATCGCATCGGCGCATATCGACGGGGGGCTCTACCACGGCGATTCCGGCACGCTGTTCGCCGAAAGACTGGTCGAAGGCGGCGCGCGGGTCGCGGTGCGCGCGACGTTGAATGTCGGCGCGCTCGACCTGATGGGGTGCTCGCGGGTGCGGCTGCAAGAGCCGGAGCGCGGCATGGCGCGGCGGATGATGGAGGCCTACCGCAGGCTTGGCTGCGAGCAGAGCTGGACCTGCGCGCCTTACCAGGCAGGCCACCGGCCTGCGTTCGGCAGCGACGTCGCCTGGGGCGAATCCAATGCGGTGGTGTTCTGCAATTCGGTGCTCGGCGCGCGCACCAACCGCTATGGCGATTTCCTTGACATCGCCTGCGCCATCACAGGCCGCGCGCCCGATTACGGCCTGCACCGGCCGGACAACCGCGTCGCCAGGCTCATCTTCGACGTCGGCGCACTGCCCGCAGCCTTCATGGCCTCCGAGGTCGCATGGCCGGTGCTCGGCAGCCTCTATGGCCGCGAGGTAGGAAACACGATCGGCGTGATCACTGGCGTACCGAAACATCCTGACGATGACGCGTTGAAAGCGTTTGGCGCGGCCGCGGCCTCGACCGGCGCGGTCGGGCTCTTTCATATCGCCGGCGTGACGCCGGAGGCGCCTGATGTCGAGACGGCGCTGGGCTTCGTGCCGCCGGAAAGGACAATCCGCGTGACGCCGGCCATGGCGGCGAACGCGCAGGCGCGTCTGTCGACAGCGGAAGCGCCGGACGCAATTGATGCCGTGGCGATAGGCAGCCCGCATCTGTCGCTCGCCGAGTTCGACGCGCTGGAGCGGCTTATCGCCGGGCGACGGCTCGCCGTGCCGATCCATGCCTGCACCGGCCGGCACGTGCTCTCCGAACTGGAGCGGGACGGGCGGCGGCAGGCGCTGGAAGCGCTCGGCGTCGTCGTCGTCGCCGACACCTGCGTCGTCGTCACGCCGATACTGACCGGTTTGCCGGGCGGCGTCCTGATGACCAATTCCGGGAAATTCGCGCAGTATGCGCCGCCCAATACCGGTTATTCGGTG is a window encoding:
- the dnaN gene encoding DNA polymerase III subunit beta — its product is MRVILERSNLLKSLNHVHRVVERRNTIPILSNVLLAAEGQSLELKATDLDLEITEATAAKVERAGATTVPAHLLYDIIRKLPEGAEVMLKTDEDGNAMTVASGRSSFRLQCLPQSDFPELSAGSFSHIFRLESAALKGLIDKTQFAISTEETRYYLNGIYFHTIETGGKLKLRSVATDGHRLARAEMDAPAGSEGMPGIIIPRKTVSELQKLVDDPDVAVTTELSDTKIRFTIGSVVLTSKLIDGTFPDYQRVIPTGNDKKLIIDRETFARAVDRVSTISSERGRAVKLTISDGQLTLAVNNPDSGSATEELAADYSSDPIEIGFNAKYLLDVAAQLSGSEARFMLADAGSPTLIHDTSDEHALYVLMPMRV
- the recF gene encoding DNA replication/repair protein RecF; protein product: METVHISKLTLADFRNYAALALELKPGPVVFTGENGAGKTNLLEAISFLTPGRGLRRAPYGDVAREGSAGGFAVHASLDGPEGPVEIGTGTSGAEAEGGRRVRINGANARSAEEMLEWLRVVWLTPAMDALFTGPAGDRRRFLDRLVLAIDARHGQRALDYEKAMRGRNRLLADDSRDRAWFEAIEGQMAETGVAIAAARVELVRLLAAMIEKLPDSGPFPQADISLAGTLEARIGLEPAVDTEEGFREGLAQGRDRDRAAGRTLEGPHRSDLIVSHRPKAMPAELCSTGEQKALLVGIVLSHARLCGEMSGQVPILLLDEIAAHLDTGRRAALFSILEELNCQVFMTGTEPALFSSLKGKAQFLTVDHGRVFPTLEA
- a CDS encoding molybdopterin-synthase adenylyltransferase MoeB — protein: MDAATPLTPEELERYARHIVLPEIGGAGQQKLKRARVLVVGAGGLGAPVLQYLAAAGIGTLAIVDNDHVSLSNLQRQVVHDTQSIGMAKTESARAAISRINPNVIVILHDLRVTAANAAQLVSQYDIVADGSDNFETRYAIADACAAEGKPLVHAAVGRFDGSITVLKPFESDAEGRPNPSYRDLFPSPPPPGLVPSCAEAGILGVLTGVVGTLQAMEVIKLVTGIGEPLVGKLLLYDALAARFETMRYKRA
- a CDS encoding GNAT family N-acetyltransferase, which codes for MRDAPTVLIERLPAGFDRWEEVLSLINRSFAYMDGVIDPPSSARRLTVEGLRRKAQEEAGFLATCDGRIVGCVFVVEREHDCYIGKLAVEPELQGQGIGKKLVEATEEFAAAIGRTALELQTRIELTANHAAFARLGFRETTRTAHEGFHRPTSITMRKVLR
- a CDS encoding aconitase X catalytic domain-containing protein; translated protein: MTLALSAQERAVAAGSHGAGAAMAMRIVADSARLLGAPRLIPIASAHIDGGLYHGDSGTLFAERLVEGGARVAVRATLNVGALDLMGCSRVRLQEPERGMARRMMEAYRRLGCEQSWTCAPYQAGHRPAFGSDVAWGESNAVVFCNSVLGARTNRYGDFLDIACAITGRAPDYGLHRPDNRVARLIFDVGALPAAFMASEVAWPVLGSLYGREVGNTIGVITGVPKHPDDDALKAFGAAAASTGAVGLFHIAGVTPEAPDVETALGFVPPERTIRVTPAMAANAQARLSTAEAPDAIDAVAIGSPHLSLAEFDALERLIAGRRLAVPIHACTGRHVLSELERDGRRQALEALGVVVVADTCVVVTPILTGLPGGVLMTNSGKFAQYAPPNTGYSVLYGSLADCVESAVSGKPSFTEAFS